A portion of the Roseovarius sp. SCSIO 43702 genome contains these proteins:
- a CDS encoding glutamine synthetase family protein produces MPAQLSFDDLKSRVSDGDIDTVLVCFVDMQGRLMGKRFHAGHFVNGAYEETHCCNYLLATDLPMSTPSGYKATSWERGYGDYVMKPDLSTLRPVPWLDGTVMVLCDILDHHTHEDIAHSPRAMLKRQLARLSDMGLEAMMATELEFFLFEKSHDEIRKSGFRDLTPISGHNEDYHILQTTKEEHVMRPIRNHLWTAGIPVENTKGEAELGQEELNIKYAPALDTADYHTIAKHAIKEISWQQGHAASFLPKLHADKVGSSSHIHQSLWQGGKPAFFDESDDLGMSQLMKHYMAGLLKYAPDCTYFLAPYINSYKRFQKGTFAPTRVIWSVDNRTAGFRLCGDGTRAIRVENRIGGSDINPYLAMAAQLAAGIKGIEDKLELAPAFAGDAYADDAGAIPSTLRDAREALLGSDMLRAALGDEVVEHYARAAEVEIEDFDRVVTDYEIARGFELA; encoded by the coding sequence ATGCCCGCACAGCTCAGCTTCGATGATCTGAAATCCCGCGTCTCCGACGGCGACATCGACACCGTTCTCGTCTGCTTCGTGGACATGCAGGGCCGGCTCATGGGCAAACGGTTCCACGCCGGGCATTTCGTGAACGGGGCCTACGAGGAAACGCATTGCTGCAACTACCTGCTCGCCACGGACCTGCCCATGTCGACCCCCTCGGGCTACAAGGCGACCTCGTGGGAGCGCGGCTATGGCGATTACGTGATGAAGCCCGATCTTTCGACCCTGCGGCCCGTCCCATGGCTCGACGGCACGGTCATGGTGCTCTGCGACATCCTCGACCATCACACCCACGAGGACATCGCCCATTCCCCCCGCGCCATGCTCAAACGTCAGCTCGCGCGGCTGTCCGACATGGGGCTGGAGGCGATGATGGCCACCGAGCTCGAATTCTTCCTTTTCGAGAAAAGCCACGACGAGATTCGCAAATCCGGCTTCCGCGACCTGACCCCGATCTCGGGCCATAACGAGGATTACCACATCCTCCAGACCACCAAGGAAGAACACGTGATGCGCCCGATCCGCAATCACCTCTGGACGGCGGGCATCCCGGTCGAGAACACCAAGGGCGAGGCCGAGCTGGGCCAGGAAGAGCTCAACATCAAATACGCCCCCGCCCTCGACACGGCCGACTACCACACCATCGCCAAGCACGCGATCAAGGAGATCTCGTGGCAACAGGGCCACGCCGCCAGCTTCCTGCCCAAGCTCCACGCCGACAAGGTCGGAAGCTCGAGCCACATCCACCAGTCGCTCTGGCAGGGCGGCAAGCCCGCCTTCTTCGACGAGAGCGACGATCTGGGCATGTCGCAACTGATGAAACACTACATGGCCGGCCTCCTGAAATACGCGCCCGACTGCACCTATTTCCTCGCGCCCTACATCAACAGCTACAAGCGGTTCCAGAAGGGCACTTTCGCGCCCACCCGCGTCATCTGGTCGGTGGACAACCGCACCGCGGGCTTCCGCCTCTGCGGCGACGGGACCAGGGCCATCCGTGTCGAGAACCGCATCGGCGGGTCGGACATCAACCCCTACCTCGCGATGGCCGCGCAACTGGCCGCCGGGATCAAGGGGATCGAGGACAAGCTCGAGCTGGCGCCCGCCTTCGCGGGCGACGCCTATGCCGACGACGCGGGCGCGATCCCCTCGACCCTGCGCGACGCGCGCGAGGCGCTTCTGGGCTCGGACATGCTGCGCGCGGCCCTGGGCGACGAGGTGGTCGAGCACTACGCCCGCGCGGCCGAGGTCGAGATCGAGGATTTCGACCGCGTGGTCACCGATTACGAGATCGCGCGCGGATTCGAACTGGCGTGA
- a CDS encoding ABC transporter ATP-binding protein, whose amino-acid sequence MSALIEVENLTLKFRTDEGLVTAVDDVSFTLDRGEVMGLVGESGSGKSVTAKSLMHLNARNAVYSPESRITLHTETGPVDVLSLRRPSDLKVVRGGAISMIFQEPMASFAPALTIGKQMVEQLQLHSDMSKAKAKEVSIEMLDRVGISDAPSRFNQYAFELSGGMRQRAMIAMALSTRPKLLIADEPTTALDVTIQAQVIDLMKDLVNEFHMGIIFITHDLGVVAQTADKVAVMYLGRLIEEGPVRPVIRDAKHPYTQGLLAALPTLDDLDAPLVPVPGDIPSPLERPSGCVFHTRCPKYLGDVCRMREPIIRKPEPDHEVACHIYEGEDA is encoded by the coding sequence ATGAGCGCGCTGATCGAAGTCGAGAACCTGACGCTGAAGTTCCGCACCGACGAGGGGCTGGTGACGGCGGTGGATGACGTGAGTTTCACGCTCGACAGGGGCGAGGTGATGGGCCTTGTCGGCGAAAGCGGCTCGGGCAAGTCGGTGACGGCGAAGTCGCTCATGCATCTCAACGCCAGGAACGCGGTCTACAGCCCCGAAAGCCGGATCACGCTGCACACGGAGACCGGGCCGGTCGACGTGCTGTCGCTGCGGCGTCCGTCGGATTTGAAGGTCGTGCGGGGCGGGGCGATTTCCATGATCTTCCAGGAACCAATGGCGAGTTTCGCGCCCGCGCTGACCATCGGCAAGCAGATGGTCGAGCAATTGCAGCTTCATTCCGACATGTCCAAGGCCAAGGCCAAGGAGGTGTCGATCGAGATGCTGGATCGCGTCGGGATTTCGGATGCCCCGAGCCGGTTCAACCAGTATGCATTCGAGCTTTCGGGCGGGATGCGGCAGCGGGCGATGATCGCGATGGCCCTGTCGACACGGCCGAAGCTGCTTATCGCGGACGAGCCGACCACGGCACTCGACGTCACGATCCAAGCGCAGGTGATCGACCTGATGAAGGACCTCGTGAACGAGTTTCACATGGGCATCATCTTCATCACCCACGATCTCGGCGTGGTGGCGCAGACCGCCGACAAGGTGGCGGTGATGTATCTTGGCCGCCTGATCGAGGAAGGGCCGGTCCGGCCCGTCATCCGGGATGCAAAACACCCATATACGCAAGGGCTTCTGGCGGCCCTGCCGACGCTCGACGATCTCGATGCGCCGCTGGTCCCGGTGCCCGGTGACATTCCCTCGCCGCTGGAACGACCCTCGGGTTGCGTCTTTCATACGCGCTGTCCGAAATACCTTGGCGACGTGTGCAGGATGCGCGAGCCGATTATCCGAAAACCCGAGCCGGATCATGAGGTTGCGTGCCACATCTACGAGGGGGAGGACGCATGA
- a CDS encoding aldehyde dehydrogenase family protein produces the protein MTTLQCISPIDGTVFAERETLTPDAASDAARRARAAQPAWAARPLQERIDLVMAAVAAVGAMNDEIVPELARMMGRPVRYGGEFGGFEERASHMARIAEEALAPIEVGEDARFKRYIKRIPQGVVFVVAPWNYPYMTAINTVAPALIAGNTVILKHATQTLLVGERMARAFHGAGIPEDVFQNVFLDHDTTSSLIASRAFDFVNFTGSVGGGKAMERAAAGTFTGVGTELGGKDPGYVMEDADLDAAVDTLIDGAMFNAGQCCCGIERIYVHESLFDAFVEKAVAIVNGYTLGNPLDEVTTLGPMAHRRFADEVRAQIDEAVGMGAKAHIETFAADDGGAYLSPQILTNVTHEMRVMRDESFGPVVGIMPVKDDDEAIRLMNDSQFGLTASLWTRDLARAEAVGDRIETGTVFMNRADYLDPGLCWTGCKDTGRGGGLSVIGYHNLTRPKSYHLKKVTS, from the coding sequence ATGACGACCCTTCAATGTATCTCTCCCATCGACGGCACCGTATTCGCCGAACGCGAGACGCTCACGCCCGACGCCGCGTCCGACGCGGCGCGGCGCGCCCGGGCGGCGCAACCCGCCTGGGCCGCGCGTCCGCTTCAGGAACGTATCGACCTCGTCATGGCGGCCGTCGCCGCCGTGGGCGCGATGAATGACGAGATCGTCCCCGAGCTCGCCCGCATGATGGGCCGCCCCGTCCGCTACGGCGGCGAATTCGGCGGCTTCGAGGAGCGCGCGAGCCACATGGCCCGGATCGCCGAGGAGGCGCTCGCCCCCATCGAGGTGGGCGAGGACGCGCGTTTCAAGCGCTATATCAAGCGCATCCCGCAAGGTGTGGTCTTCGTCGTGGCGCCCTGGAACTATCCCTACATGACCGCGATCAACACCGTCGCGCCCGCGCTCATCGCCGGCAACACAGTGATCCTCAAGCACGCGACCCAGACCCTCCTGGTGGGCGAGCGCATGGCGCGGGCCTTCCATGGGGCGGGCATCCCCGAGGATGTCTTCCAGAACGTCTTCCTCGACCATGACACCACCTCGTCGCTCATCGCCTCGCGCGCCTTCGACTTCGTCAACTTCACCGGCTCGGTCGGTGGCGGGAAGGCGATGGAGCGCGCGGCGGCGGGCACCTTCACCGGGGTCGGCACCGAGCTTGGCGGCAAGGATCCGGGCTATGTGATGGAGGACGCGGACCTCGACGCCGCGGTCGATACGCTGATCGACGGGGCGATGTTCAACGCCGGTCAATGCTGCTGCGGGATCGAGCGGATCTATGTCCACGAAAGCCTCTTCGACGCCTTCGTCGAGAAAGCGGTGGCGATCGTGAACGGCTACACGCTGGGCAACCCGCTCGACGAGGTGACGACGCTCGGGCCCATGGCGCACAGACGGTTCGCCGACGAGGTGCGCGCGCAGATCGACGAGGCGGTCGGCATGGGCGCGAAGGCCCATATCGAGACCTTCGCGGCCGACGATGGCGGCGCCTATCTCAGCCCCCAGATCCTTACCAACGTGACCCACGAGATGCGCGTCATGCGCGACGAGAGTTTCGGCCCCGTCGTCGGCATCATGCCCGTCAAGGACGATGACGAGGCGATCCGCCTCATGAACGACAGCCAGTTCGGCCTCACCGCCTCGCTCTGGACGCGCGATCTTGCCCGTGCCGAAGCCGTGGGCGACCGGATCGAGACCGGCACCGTCTTCATGAACCGCGCCGACTATCTCGATCCCGGCCTCTGCTGGACCGGGTGCAAGGATACCGGGCGCGGCGGCGGCCTTTCGGTCATCGGCTATCACAATCTCACCCGTCCGAAATCCTACCATCTCAAGAAGGTGACATCATGA
- a CDS encoding ABC transporter permease: MSNPPDPLKPNLAETTGPHVQVVETEDAVERRAKEAYFTASQSQLIWARFKKQRAAMVAAIVLVVLVLSGLFAPFLSPYDPTIAGRDRDYTNGAPQLPQFCDKNGCSARPFIHAVERERSIATNFRWVTKVNEDKRHYLRFFVEGDRYELFGFIPMDTHLFGVEDAKIHIFGTDEDGQDIFSRTLHAIWTSMQVGTIGVFIAFVLALIIGGISGYYGGWIDGVIQMITDAVRTVPAIPLFMAVAAFMPPEMTAEARFFYISMILGLIGWPTLARRVRTHLLTERNQEYVLAAQLCGASSGHVIRKHLLPSFTSYIIVDLVISFPYMVLSETALSFIGLGLKDPVSSLGVMLQKATSADVLLNYQWYFIPVLFFIALVMAFVFVGDGLRDAADPYSDNSR, translated from the coding sequence ATGAGTAACCCCCCCGATCCCCTCAAGCCCAACCTCGCCGAAACCACCGGACCTCATGTGCAGGTGGTCGAGACCGAGGACGCGGTCGAACGGCGCGCCAAGGAGGCCTATTTCACTGCCTCCCAGAGCCAGCTCATCTGGGCGCGGTTCAAGAAGCAGCGCGCGGCGATGGTTGCGGCCATCGTGTTGGTGGTGTTGGTCCTGTCGGGACTCTTCGCGCCGTTCCTGTCGCCCTATGACCCGACCATCGCGGGCCGGGACAGGGACTATACCAACGGCGCACCGCAACTGCCGCAGTTCTGCGACAAGAACGGTTGCTCGGCGCGCCCCTTCATCCACGCGGTCGAGCGCGAACGCTCGATCGCGACCAATTTCCGCTGGGTGACGAAGGTCAACGAGGACAAGCGCCACTACCTGCGCTTCTTCGTCGAGGGCGACCGGTACGAACTTTTCGGCTTCATCCCGATGGACACGCATCTCTTCGGGGTCGAGGACGCCAAGATTCACATCTTCGGGACCGACGAGGACGGGCAGGATATCTTCAGCCGAACGCTGCACGCGATCTGGACGTCGATGCAGGTGGGCACGATCGGGGTCTTCATCGCCTTCGTTCTGGCCCTCATCATCGGCGGGATCTCGGGGTACTACGGGGGATGGATCGACGGGGTCATACAGATGATCACCGACGCGGTGCGCACGGTGCCGGCGATCCCGCTCTTCATGGCGGTGGCGGCCTTCATGCCGCCCGAGATGACCGCGGAGGCGAGGTTTTTCTACATATCAATGATCCTGGGCCTGATCGGCTGGCCCACGCTTGCGCGGCGGGTTCGCACGCATCTGTTGACCGAGCGGAACCAGGAATACGTGCTGGCCGCACAGCTCTGCGGCGCGTCGTCGGGGCACGTGATCCGCAAGCACCTGCTGCCCAGCTTCACAAGCTACATCATCGTCGACCTCGTGATCTCGTTTCCCTACATGGTGCTGAGCGAGACCGCGCTTTCCTTCATCGGGCTGGGTCTCAAGGATCCGGTATCGAGCCTCGGCGTCATGCTCCAGAAGGCGACGAGCGCGGACGTCCTGCTCAATTACCAATGGTATTTCATCCCGGTGCTGTTCTTCATCGCGCTGGTGATGGCCTTCGTTTTCGTCGGTGACGGCCTGCGGGACGCTGCCGACCCTTATTCGGACAATTCCAGATGA
- a CDS encoding ABC transporter ATP-binding protein yields MSGNDLIRARDLSVGFNIGGTLFGKRVLKAVDKVNIDIPRGSFYGIVGESGSGKTTLGRALLKAVPITGGEATYDDGEVRYDLATLDGNDLKDYRKRAQLIFQDPYAALSPRMTVRDIIAEPLEVMGLTKGREETDARVREIAAKCRLNLEHLRRFPHAFSGGQRQRISIARALVSGPKFVVADESVAALDVSIQADVLNLLKELQRDLGITFMFISHDLSVVAHSCDHVAVMYLGRLVETAPTRSLFAEPKHPYTKALFSAIPSLDPDDRGSAQKLEGEIPSPMNQPPGCKFNTRCPHAIDHCREVEPALEHAGTEHEVACHRWRELLAEVPA; encoded by the coding sequence ATGAGCGGCAACGACCTGATCAGGGCGCGGGACCTCTCGGTGGGGTTCAATATCGGCGGGACGCTATTCGGCAAGCGCGTATTGAAGGCGGTCGACAAGGTCAACATCGACATCCCGCGCGGGTCATTCTACGGCATCGTGGGGGAAAGCGGGTCGGGCAAGACGACGCTGGGGCGGGCGCTTCTCAAGGCGGTGCCGATCACCGGCGGCGAGGCGACCTACGACGATGGCGAGGTGCGGTATGACCTTGCCACGCTGGACGGAAACGACCTCAAGGACTATCGCAAGCGGGCGCAGCTCATCTTCCAGGATCCTTATGCCGCCCTGTCTCCGCGCATGACCGTGCGCGATATCATCGCGGAGCCGCTGGAGGTCATGGGCCTGACGAAGGGGCGCGAGGAGACGGATGCGCGGGTGCGCGAGATCGCGGCGAAATGCCGGCTCAACCTCGAACATCTCAGGCGCTTTCCACATGCCTTTTCCGGTGGCCAGAGACAGCGGATCTCCATCGCCCGCGCGCTGGTCTCAGGGCCGAAATTCGTGGTGGCGGACGAAAGCGTGGCCGCGCTCGACGTGTCGATCCAGGCAGATGTTCTCAATCTTCTCAAGGAGTTGCAGCGCGACCTCGGTATTACCTTCATGTTCATCAGCCATGACCTGAGCGTGGTGGCGCATAGCTGTGATCACGTGGCGGTCATGTATCTCGGTCGGCTTGTCGAGACGGCGCCCACGAGGTCCCTGTTCGCCGAGCCGAAGCATCCCTATACCAAGGCGCTGTTCTCGGCGATCCCCTCGCTCGATCCCGACGACAGGGGCAGCGCGCAGAAGCTCGAGGGGGAGATCCCGTCGCCCATGAATCAGCCGCCGGGATGCAAGTTCAACACCCGTTGTCCGCACGCGATCGACCATTGCCGAGAGGTCGAGCCGGCGCTCGAACATGCGGGGACGGAACACGAGGTGGCCTGTCACCGCTGGCGCGAATTGCTGGCCGAGGTGCCGGCCTGA
- a CDS encoding iron-containing alcohol dehydrogenase — MSLVGNWSYPTAIKFGPGRIKELPDACAQAGITKPLLVTDKGLAGLPVTAQALDILDAAGLGRAIFSEVDPNPNEINLEAGVEAYKSGGHDGVVAFGGGSGLDLGKMVAFMAGQTRPVWDFEDVGDWWTRADADAIAPIVAVPTTAGTGSEVGRASVITNSQTHVKKIIFHPLVLPSVVICDPELTVGMPRFITAGTGLDAFAHCVEAFSSPHYHPMSQGIALEGMRLVIENLPRAYEDGSDIEARANMMSAAAMGATAFQKGLGAIHAMSHPIGAVFNTHHGTTNAVCMPAVLDLNAPAIADRFDRAASYIGVEGGFDGFRTFVQEFNDSFGIPRKLSEMGVSKTSIDELVTMALDDPSCGGNPVPLTRENLHHLFEATI; from the coding sequence ATGAGCCTCGTCGGAAACTGGTCCTACCCCACCGCCATCAAGTTCGGCCCCGGCCGGATCAAGGAGCTTCCCGATGCCTGCGCACAGGCGGGGATCACCAAACCCCTGCTCGTGACCGACAAGGGCCTTGCGGGCCTTCCGGTCACCGCGCAGGCGCTCGACATCCTCGACGCTGCGGGACTTGGGCGCGCGATCTTCTCCGAGGTGGACCCGAACCCCAACGAGATCAATCTCGAGGCCGGGGTCGAGGCCTACAAGTCGGGCGGCCATGACGGGGTCGTGGCCTTCGGTGGCGGCTCGGGGCTCGACCTGGGCAAGATGGTGGCCTTCATGGCGGGCCAGACGCGCCCCGTCTGGGATTTCGAGGATGTGGGCGACTGGTGGACCCGTGCCGATGCCGACGCGATCGCGCCGATCGTGGCGGTGCCCACGACCGCCGGCACCGGGTCTGAAGTCGGCCGCGCAAGCGTCATCACCAATTCGCAGACCCATGTGAAAAAGATCATCTTCCATCCTCTCGTCCTGCCCTCCGTCGTGATCTGCGATCCCGAACTGACCGTGGGCATGCCCAGGTTCATCACCGCGGGCACCGGTCTCGATGCCTTCGCGCATTGCGTCGAGGCGTTCTCGTCCCCGCATTATCACCCCATGAGCCAGGGCATCGCGCTCGAAGGGATGCGCCTCGTCATCGAGAACCTGCCCCGCGCCTACGAGGACGGCAGCGATATCGAGGCGCGCGCCAACATGATGAGCGCCGCCGCCATGGGTGCCACCGCCTTCCAGAAGGGGCTGGGCGCGATCCACGCCATGAGCCACCCCATCGGAGCCGTCTTCAACACCCATCACGGCACCACGAACGCGGTCTGCATGCCCGCCGTTCTCGACCTCAACGCGCCCGCGATCGCCGACCGGTTCGACCGTGCCGCCTCCTATATCGGGGTCGAGGGCGGCTTCGACGGCTTCCGCACCTTCGTGCAGGAGTTCAACGACAGCTTCGGCATTCCGCGCAAGCTCTCCGAGATGGGGGTAAGCAAGACCAGTATCGACGAGCTCGTGACCATGGCGCTCGACGATCCGTCCTGTGGCGGCAACCCCGTGCCACTGACCCGTGAAAACCTCCATCATCTGTTCGAGGCGACGATCTGA